In Syntrophus gentianae, a single genomic region encodes these proteins:
- the polA gene encoding DNA polymerase I, with translation MNNAIYLIDGSNYLYRSFYAIRELSNSRGFPTNAIYGFTNMLIKLLRERVPEYVIVTFDLKGPTFRHEAYEQYKATRKATPDSLVVQIPYVKEMIRGFSIPILEQQGVEADDLIGTLACRFAGEGRRVVIISGDKDMMQLISPDVIMIDTMTDRTYDESAVRERFGVEPGKVPEILGLMGDVSDNIPGVPGIGPKGARRLIEEYGSIEEVIRNVDRLHNAKLRESIRTYADQALLSRDLACIHTDVPLTFDLEEARLREPDLEVLTRLFREMEFSSLLKEFSAKKDAGGESCTVLRTPEVLAAFLAPLKKGGKMALEMVLSHSEPMRAELIGLALGRVTGETGYIPLAVSREEFPELGQAKVWSLLSPYLSDPAMTLAGHDLKTILIVLSRKGLEVKGALLDTMVAAYILNPARRSFDLSEVVQDHLQRQVDFLPKLTGSASQMQSLDSLQSERLGASACRRVEAILDLTDLLVEKLDEAEMRELFDSVEMPLVPVLAAMEEKGVLLDLELLKEMSQELDSLLALSEVKIYALAGERFNIASPKQLQVILFDKLGLPKGKKTKGGYSTDVEVLSNLALNHELPAEILSYRSLAKLKSTYIDALPSLINPATGRIHTSYNQAVAATGRLSSSNPNLQNIPVRTLEGKRIRQAFIAPPDEYLVSADYSQIELRVLAHLSEDPVLTDAFIAGEDIHSRTAADVFGVFPEMINAEMRRQAKVINFGVLYGMSAFGLSRELGISQKQAQAYIDGYFARYKGVRDYLDGVLDFARSQGYVATLLNRRRYLPEINSGNPAVRQLAERMAINAPIQGTAADLIKMAMLKIAASLRERGMKSAMTMQVHDELVFEAPREEKDSLMDLVRQEMEGVLSLKVPLKVDITVGRNWDESIE, from the coding sequence ATGAATAATGCGATTTATCTGATCGATGGCAGCAACTATCTCTACCGGTCCTTCTATGCGATCCGGGAGCTCTCCAATTCCCGGGGATTTCCAACCAACGCCATTTACGGATTCACCAATATGCTGATCAAGCTCCTGCGGGAGCGTGTTCCGGAATATGTCATCGTGACCTTCGATCTCAAAGGTCCGACCTTCCGGCATGAGGCTTATGAACAGTACAAGGCGACCCGGAAAGCGACCCCAGATTCCCTGGTTGTCCAGATTCCTTACGTCAAGGAGATGATTCGCGGTTTTTCCATCCCCATCCTGGAACAGCAGGGCGTTGAAGCCGATGACCTGATCGGCACCCTGGCGTGCCGCTTTGCCGGGGAAGGGAGAAGGGTTGTCATCATCAGCGGCGACAAGGATATGATGCAATTGATTTCCCCCGATGTCATCATGATCGATACCATGACCGACCGGACCTATGATGAAAGCGCCGTAAGGGAGCGCTTCGGCGTGGAACCGGGGAAGGTGCCTGAAATCCTGGGTCTGATGGGTGATGTTTCGGATAATATTCCCGGTGTTCCGGGGATCGGTCCGAAAGGCGCCCGGCGTCTTATTGAAGAATATGGAAGCATCGAAGAGGTCATCCGGAATGTGGATCGCCTCCATAACGCGAAGCTCCGGGAAAGTATCCGGACATATGCCGATCAGGCCCTGCTCAGCCGCGATCTGGCCTGCATTCACACCGATGTGCCGCTGACCTTTGACCTGGAAGAGGCCCGCCTCCGGGAGCCGGATCTGGAGGTCCTGACCCGCCTTTTCCGGGAGATGGAATTTTCCTCCCTGCTGAAGGAATTCAGCGCCAAGAAGGATGCAGGGGGAGAGTCCTGCACGGTCCTGAGAACCCCTGAGGTCCTGGCAGCTTTTCTGGCCCCCTTGAAAAAGGGCGGCAAAATGGCCCTGGAAATGGTGCTGTCCCATAGTGAACCGATGCGGGCGGAGTTGATCGGGCTGGCCCTGGGACGAGTCACCGGAGAAACGGGTTATATCCCTCTGGCGGTCAGCCGGGAGGAATTCCCGGAGCTTGGGCAGGCGAAAGTCTGGTCCCTTCTCAGCCCATATCTGAGCGATCCTGCAATGACCCTGGCCGGTCACGATCTCAAAACGATTTTGATCGTCCTTTCCAGGAAAGGTCTTGAGGTAAAGGGTGCCCTCCTGGATACGATGGTGGCGGCTTACATCCTCAATCCCGCACGGCGGAGCTTCGATCTCTCCGAAGTTGTTCAGGACCATCTGCAGCGCCAGGTTGATTTCCTGCCCAAACTGACGGGCAGCGCCTCCCAAATGCAGTCCCTGGATTCTCTGCAGTCGGAGCGTCTCGGAGCCTCTGCCTGCCGGCGGGTTGAGGCCATTCTGGATCTGACGGACCTGCTCGTCGAAAAACTTGACGAGGCGGAAATGCGGGAGCTCTTTGACTCCGTGGAGATGCCCCTGGTACCGGTGCTGGCGGCCATGGAGGAAAAGGGTGTTCTCCTGGATCTGGAACTGTTGAAAGAGATGTCCCAGGAACTGGATTCTCTCCTTGCCCTTTCCGAGGTGAAGATATACGCCCTGGCCGGGGAACGATTCAATATCGCCTCCCCCAAGCAGCTGCAGGTCATCCTTTTTGACAAACTGGGCCTCCCCAAGGGGAAAAAGACCAAGGGCGGCTACTCTACCGATGTCGAGGTGTTAAGCAATCTGGCCCTGAACCACGAACTGCCGGCGGAGATCCTTTCTTACCGGAGCTTGGCCAAACTGAAATCCACCTATATCGACGCCCTGCCTTCCCTGATCAATCCCGCGACAGGACGGATTCACACCTCTTATAACCAGGCGGTCGCCGCAACGGGCCGGCTCTCCAGCAGCAATCCCAATCTTCAGAACATTCCGGTCCGCACCCTGGAGGGAAAAAGAATCCGGCAGGCCTTTATCGCGCCACCGGACGAGTACCTCGTGTCTGCCGATTATTCCCAGATTGAATTGCGGGTGCTGGCCCATCTTTCGGAAGACCCTGTGCTCACCGACGCCTTTATTGCCGGGGAAGACATCCACAGCCGGACGGCCGCGGATGTCTTCGGCGTCTTTCCGGAGATGATCAACGCGGAAATGCGCCGGCAGGCCAAGGTCATCAATTTCGGCGTGCTCTACGGGATGAGCGCTTTCGGCCTGTCTCGTGAACTGGGTATTTCCCAGAAACAGGCCCAGGCGTACATTGACGGTTATTTTGCAAGATACAAAGGCGTGAGGGATTATCTCGACGGCGTTCTCGATTTTGCCAGATCGCAGGGCTATGTCGCCACTCTGCTCAACCGGCGTCGTTATCTTCCGGAAATCAACAGCGGCAATCCCGCTGTGCGGCAGCTGGCCGAGCGGATGGCTATCAATGCCCCGATTCAAGGGACGGCGGCCGATCTGATCAAGATGGCCATGCTGAAGATCGCCGCCAGCCTTCGGGAACGCGGAATGAAGTCGGCGATGACGATGCAGGTCCACGATGAACTGGTTTTTGAGGCGCCTCGGGAAGAAAAAGATTCCCTTATGGATCTGGTCCGGCAGGAAATGGAGGGGGTGCTTTCGTTGAAGGTTCCCCTGAAGGTGGACATCACGGTTGGACGAAACTGGGATGAGTCTATCGAGTGA